In the genome of Halapricum salinum, one region contains:
- a CDS encoding CBS domain-containing protein, with translation MKLPTPEDLRERRKELELTQSELADRADVSQPLIARIEGGDVDPRLSTLRRIVNALEEAEGSILRAADLMNTDVVSVAPDDSVHNAKEVMDGKGYSQVPVIRDGSPIGLIGNTDIRQRDEENVGELPVAQVMHESIAQVEPDATVDEVDTYLDHKAAVLVVESGQTIGIITDADIAAHVS, from the coding sequence ATGAAACTGCCCACCCCCGAGGACTTACGCGAGCGCCGGAAGGAGCTCGAATTGACCCAGAGTGAGCTTGCCGACCGGGCGGACGTCTCTCAGCCGTTGATCGCTCGGATCGAGGGTGGCGACGTCGATCCGCGCCTGTCGACTCTTCGGCGGATCGTCAACGCCCTGGAGGAAGCCGAGGGCAGTATCCTGCGGGCCGCAGATCTGATGAACACCGACGTCGTCAGCGTCGCCCCAGACGACTCTGTCCACAACGCGAAAGAAGTCATGGATGGAAAAGGCTACTCACAGGTCCCAGTGATCCGCGACGGGTCACCGATCGGGTTGATCGGCAACACGGACATCCGCCAGCGCGACGAAGAGAACGTCGGCGAACTACCCGTTGCGCAAGTCATGCACGAGTCGATCGCACAGGTCGAACCGGACGCGACTGTCGACGAGGTCGATACCTACCTAGACCACAAGGCCGCGGTACTGGTCGTCGAGTCAGGCCAGACGATCGGTATCATCACCGACGCCGACATCGCTGCGCACGTCAGTTAA
- the purM gene encoding phosphoribosylformylglycinamidine cyclo-ligase yields MSDDDDLTYAEAGVDIEASEAATKALIGAAGEFEGDYAGLVDIGDQYLALATDGVGTKLLVAEAIDDYSTIGIDCMAMNANDLIAAGVEPVAFVDYLAVEIPDEETSEAIGAGLREGAKRAGVSLVGGETAVMPDVIKGLDIAGTCAGLAPKDAIFPGEAQVGDAIVGWPSSGIHSNGLTLAREAVTREHDYTDAFPPNPEKTIAEELLTPTRIYSEVLDPLREHNANAAAHVTGGGWTNLTRMGPFRYEITAPFDAQAVFEFVQQEGNVDEEEMHRTFNMGTGFVAALEEDDAEAVVEDSEDAQIIGTVQEGEECVAVRGLELV; encoded by the coding sequence ATGAGCGACGACGACGATCTCACCTACGCCGAGGCGGGCGTGGACATCGAGGCCAGCGAGGCCGCGACGAAGGCACTCATCGGCGCAGCCGGGGAGTTCGAGGGCGACTACGCCGGACTGGTCGACATCGGCGACCAGTATCTCGCACTCGCCACGGACGGCGTCGGGACGAAACTCCTGGTCGCCGAAGCCATCGACGACTACTCGACCATCGGGATCGACTGCATGGCGATGAACGCCAACGATCTGATCGCCGCCGGGGTCGAACCCGTGGCGTTCGTCGACTACCTCGCCGTCGAGATTCCCGACGAAGAGACCAGCGAGGCAATCGGCGCGGGCCTGCGCGAGGGGGCAAAACGCGCCGGCGTCTCCCTCGTGGGTGGCGAGACCGCAGTCATGCCCGACGTGATCAAAGGACTCGATATCGCGGGGACGTGCGCCGGACTCGCGCCCAAAGACGCTATCTTCCCGGGTGAAGCACAGGTGGGAGACGCCATCGTCGGCTGGCCCTCCTCGGGGATCCACTCGAACGGACTGACGCTCGCCCGCGAGGCCGTCACCCGCGAGCACGACTACACCGACGCCTTCCCGCCGAACCCCGAGAAGACCATCGCCGAGGAACTGCTCACGCCGACGCGAATCTACAGCGAGGTGCTCGATCCCCTCCGTGAGCACAACGCCAACGCCGCAGCCCACGTGACCGGCGGCGGCTGGACCAACCTGACCCGGATGGGCCCCTTCCGCTACGAGATCACGGCCCCCTTCGACGCCCAGGCCGTCTTCGAGTTCGTCCAGCAGGAGGGCAACGTCGACGAAGAGGAGATGCACCGCACCTTTAACATGGGCACCGGGTTCGTGGCCGCTCTGGAGGAGGACGACGCCGAGGCTGTCGTCGAAGACAGCGAGGACGCGCAGATCATCGGCACAGTTCAAGAAGGCGAAGAGTGCGTGGCGGTGCGTGGGCTGGAACTGGTGTGA
- a CDS encoding DUF555 domain-containing protein: MNYLVVMEAAWLVRDVEDIDDAIGVAVSEAGKRLNDQDMDYVEVEVGATGCPACGEPFDSAFIAADTALVGLVLEMKVFNAESTEHAQRIAKSEVGGALRDVPLKVIETVEFEDEESEEASN; this comes from the coding sequence ATGAACTACCTCGTCGTGATGGAAGCAGCCTGGTTGGTTCGAGATGTCGAAGACATCGACGACGCGATCGGCGTGGCCGTCAGCGAAGCCGGCAAACGGCTCAACGATCAGGACATGGACTACGTCGAAGTCGAAGTCGGCGCGACGGGCTGTCCGGCCTGTGGTGAACCGTTCGACTCGGCGTTCATCGCCGCCGACACCGCACTCGTGGGCCTGGTTCTGGAGATGAAGGTCTTCAACGCCGAGAGCACCGAACACGCCCAGCGGATCGCAAAGAGCGAGGTCGGCGGTGCCCTCCGTGACGTCCCCCTGAAAGTGATCGAGACCGTCGAATTCGAGGACGAAGAGAGCGAGGAAGCGAGTAACTGA
- the hemE gene encoding uroporphyrinogen decarboxylase codes for MSDLLVRAARGERTERPPVWLMRQAGRHIPEYREIRENHSFVEAVTDPEVAERITLLPWERYRPDGLVMFSDILTILEPLGFSYHIESGTGPIIENPVSGPADVQRAREPIPERLDYVGELLDRLDDSVGDQTSLIGFAGGPFTLASYAIAGQPSRNHLPARQFRVQHPEAFAELLDRFTEAVAEFLQYQVAHGADVVQVFDTYAGILPPAEYERFIVPRHRRIVEAVDAPTILFVRNMGGRLDQIAAANPDVIGLDWTVEMGTAREQLDGLGVQGNLDPSVLFADRETIRERTREIIEAAGPQGHVLNLGHGVDKDTPVEGVEAFVETAKNFEW; via the coding sequence ATGAGCGACCTCCTCGTTCGTGCTGCCCGTGGCGAGCGAACCGAGCGCCCGCCCGTCTGGCTGATGCGCCAGGCCGGCCGGCACATCCCCGAGTACCGCGAGATTCGCGAGAACCACTCGTTCGTCGAAGCCGTCACCGACCCCGAAGTCGCCGAGCGGATCACCCTCCTGCCCTGGGAGCGCTACCGCCCGGACGGGCTGGTGATGTTCTCGGACATCCTCACCATCCTCGAACCGCTCGGGTTCTCCTATCACATCGAATCCGGGACCGGCCCCATCATCGAGAACCCCGTCTCCGGTCCCGCGGACGTCCAGCGAGCACGGGAGCCGATCCCCGAACGACTGGATTACGTGGGCGAACTCCTCGACCGGCTCGACGACAGCGTCGGCGATCAGACCTCGCTGATCGGCTTCGCCGGCGGTCCCTTTACCCTGGCCTCCTACGCCATCGCCGGCCAGCCCTCACGCAATCACCTCCCTGCCCGGCAGTTCCGCGTCCAGCACCCCGAAGCGTTCGCGGAGTTGCTCGATCGCTTCACCGAGGCCGTCGCCGAGTTCCTCCAGTATCAGGTCGCCCACGGCGCGGACGTAGTGCAGGTGTTCGACACCTATGCCGGAATCCTTCCTCCCGCGGAGTACGAGCGGTTCATCGTCCCGCGTCATCGCCGGATCGTCGAGGCCGTCGACGCTCCTACGATCCTGTTCGTCAGGAACATGGGCGGACGACTCGACCAGATCGCGGCCGCGAATCCCGACGTAATCGGCCTCGACTGGACCGTCGAGATGGGGACGGCCCGCGAGCAACTGGACGGCCTCGGCGTGCAGGGCAACCTCGATCCATCCGTGTTGTTCGCCGATCGAGAGACCATCCGCGAGCGCACGCGAGAGATTATCGAGGCCGCCGGACCGCAGGGACACGTCCTGAATCTGGGCCACGGTGTCGACAAGGACACACCAGTCGAAGGTGTCGAGGCGTTCGTCGAGACAGCGAAGAATTTCGAGTGGTAG
- a CDS encoding sugar phosphate nucleotidyltransferase: protein MDAIVLAGGFATRLWPITRNRPKMFLPIGDTLVIDRIFRELEADDRIDDVYVSTNQEFAEEFQDHIDESRFEKPRLSVEDAREEGEKFGVIGALAELVEREGLDSDTLVIAGDNLISFPLSDFIDEFVDNDATTLAAYDVGDIELATQYGVIAVDGDRVTDFQEKPDDPPSTLVSIACYAFPAETVALMPTYLEGDNNPDEPGWFIQWLVEREPVYAYPFFDQWFDIGTPESYLDAVAWYLDGGTLIHPDATIRNSDIGKNVHVMAGAKITNSMIENSVIFEDVHLDSCQITSSIIDQETILEDVSLSHAQIGAYTSLTQERPPAWEWERYRDSE from the coding sequence ATGGACGCGATCGTACTCGCAGGCGGGTTCGCAACGCGACTCTGGCCGATCACGCGGAACCGACCGAAGATGTTCCTCCCGATCGGCGACACGCTGGTCATCGATCGAATCTTCCGAGAACTGGAGGCAGACGATCGGATCGACGACGTCTACGTCTCGACGAACCAGGAGTTCGCCGAGGAGTTCCAGGACCACATCGACGAGAGCCGCTTCGAGAAGCCGCGGCTGTCAGTCGAGGACGCGCGCGAGGAGGGCGAGAAGTTCGGTGTCATCGGGGCACTGGCCGAACTCGTCGAACGCGAAGGTCTCGACAGCGACACGCTCGTCATCGCCGGCGACAACCTCATCAGTTTCCCGTTGTCGGACTTCATCGACGAGTTCGTCGACAACGACGCGACGACGCTTGCCGCCTACGACGTCGGCGACATCGAGCTCGCGACCCAGTACGGCGTCATCGCCGTCGACGGCGACCGCGTCACTGACTTTCAGGAGAAGCCGGACGATCCGCCGAGCACGCTCGTCTCGATCGCCTGCTACGCCTTCCCTGCCGAGACGGTCGCGCTGATGCCGACCTACCTCGAAGGCGACAACAATCCGGACGAGCCCGGCTGGTTCATCCAGTGGCTCGTCGAGCGCGAACCTGTGTACGCCTACCCCTTCTTCGATCAGTGGTTCGACATCGGAACCCCGGAGAGCTATCTCGACGCCGTCGCCTGGTATCTCGACGGCGGGACGTTGATCCACCCCGACGCCACGATCAGAAACTCCGATATCGGAAAGAACGTCCACGTCATGGCTGGGGCGAAGATCACCAACTCGATGATCGAAAACTCGGTCATCTTCGAGGACGTGCACCTCGACTCCTGTCAGATCACGTCCTCGATCATCGATCAGGAGACGATTCTCGAAGACGTCAGCCTCTCACACGCTCAGATCGGCGCGTACACGTCGCTCACCCAGGAGCGACCGCCTGCCTGGGAGTGGGAGCGCTATCGCGATTCGGAGTGA
- a CDS encoding adenylate kinase, which translates to MSKPRILLLGPPGAGKGTQSSNIAGEFGVEHITTGDALRANKDMDISDMDTEYDTPREYMEQGELVPDAVVNAIVEEALTSADGFVLDGYPRNLEQAEELEGMTDLDVILSLDVSKEELVDRLTGRRVCDDCGANYHVEFSQPEQEGVCDECGGELIQRDDDTEEAVRNRLDVFEDNTAPVIGHYSDHAGFVEIDGEQTPDEVWTDVRAAIEEQA; encoded by the coding sequence ATGAGCAAGCCGCGAATTCTGCTGCTCGGCCCACCGGGAGCCGGGAAAGGAACGCAGTCGAGTAACATCGCTGGGGAGTTCGGCGTCGAACACATCACGACTGGCGATGCCCTCCGGGCCAACAAGGACATGGACATCAGCGACATGGACACCGAGTACGATACGCCCCGCGAATACATGGAGCAGGGCGAACTCGTCCCGGACGCCGTCGTCAACGCCATCGTCGAGGAAGCCCTGACGTCTGCGGACGGCTTCGTGCTGGACGGCTATCCCCGAAATCTCGAGCAGGCCGAAGAACTCGAGGGCATGACCGACCTCGACGTGATTCTCTCGCTCGACGTGAGCAAAGAGGAGCTGGTCGACCGCCTGACCGGCCGCCGGGTCTGTGACGACTGCGGAGCGAACTATCACGTCGAGTTCAGCCAGCCCGAACAGGAAGGTGTCTGTGACGAGTGCGGCGGCGAGTTGATCCAGCGAGACGACGACACCGAGGAGGCCGTTCGAAACCGACTGGACGTCTTCGAGGACAACACCGCACCCGTGATCGGGCACTACAGCGACCACGCGGGCTTCGTCGAGATCGACGGCGAGCAGACGCCCGACGAAGTCTGGACGGACGTCCGAGCGGCGATCGAAGAACAAGCCTGA
- a CDS encoding DUF7577 domain-containing protein, whose translation MIVDLIALFLAIVAVALVPVVMMVALFRLVDYFSDEDKLEEIRRAKREGRPVDFSGIDAGDARSRTGDQPTVESAEDPQCPNCGEKNEGDFDRCWNCQATL comes from the coding sequence ATGATCGTGGACCTGATCGCGCTGTTCCTCGCTATCGTCGCCGTCGCGCTCGTCCCGGTCGTCATGATGGTTGCCCTGTTCCGTCTCGTCGACTACTTCAGCGACGAGGACAAACTCGAAGAGATTCGTCGCGCCAAGCGTGAGGGGCGTCCGGTCGACTTCTCGGGTATCGACGCTGGCGACGCGCGGTCGAGGACCGGCGACCAGCCGACGGTCGAGTCCGCAGAGGACCCGCAGTGTCCGAACTGCGGTGAGAAAAACGAGGGCGACTTCGACCGGTGCTGGAACTGTCAGGCGACGCTCTAG
- the hemA gene encoding glutamyl-tRNA reductase, giving the protein MTRALGVISGVSVSHEHASVHEIEAVATESQREAVATLLAEPAVEEAFVLQTCNRAEAYVVTDDPAAGRDVLASYLGDVESSTAERMDHEESLRQLMRVAAGLESLVIGEDQIIGQVRDAYEDARSVGGIDAVLESAVTKAIHVGERARSETRINDGVVSLGSAAVTLAEREHDLDGVTALVVGAGEMATLAAKAIDARTDVERLLVANRTIPHAEHVVESVSIEGAAVGLDALPAAVEAAKLVVAATDKPGPIFDAEAFADAGETVVVDLAQPRDVPEAVSTFESVTRYDMDALETITDETRSERLEAATVVEKRIDEAFEELLTQYKRKRADEVISAMYEGAERRKAAELETAFAKLDLDDEQREIVESMADSIVNQLLAPPTSSLRDAAEDDDWSTINTALQLFEPDFGSEATAPPNFVGDLSPDDIPESARDQIPPRIREQLDD; this is encoded by the coding sequence GTGACACGAGCACTGGGCGTCATCTCTGGCGTCAGCGTCTCTCACGAGCACGCCAGCGTCCACGAGATCGAGGCCGTCGCGACCGAGAGCCAGCGCGAAGCAGTCGCCACCCTCCTGGCCGAGCCCGCCGTCGAGGAGGCGTTCGTCCTCCAGACGTGCAACCGCGCGGAGGCGTACGTCGTCACCGACGACCCGGCTGCCGGCCGCGACGTGTTGGCGTCCTATCTCGGCGATGTCGAGTCCTCGACCGCCGAGCGGATGGACCACGAGGAGAGCCTGCGCCAGCTGATGCGGGTCGCGGCCGGCCTGGAGTCGCTGGTCATCGGCGAGGACCAGATCATCGGGCAGGTCAGAGACGCCTACGAGGACGCCAGGAGCGTCGGCGGGATCGACGCCGTCCTCGAAAGTGCGGTCACGAAGGCGATCCACGTCGGCGAGCGCGCGCGTTCGGAGACGCGCATCAACGACGGCGTCGTCTCGCTGGGCAGCGCCGCGGTGACGCTCGCCGAACGCGAACACGATCTCGACGGCGTGACGGCGCTGGTCGTCGGCGCTGGCGAGATGGCGACGCTGGCCGCGAAAGCGATCGACGCCCGGACCGACGTCGAGCGCTTGCTCGTGGCGAATCGGACGATTCCCCACGCCGAACACGTCGTCGAGTCGGTTTCGATCGAGGGCGCTGCAGTGGGACTAGACGCCCTTCCGGCGGCGGTCGAGGCGGCCAAGCTGGTCGTCGCTGCGACAGACAAACCCGGTCCTATCTTTGACGCCGAGGCCTTCGCCGACGCCGGCGAGACGGTCGTCGTCGATCTCGCCCAGCCACGCGACGTCCCGGAAGCCGTCTCGACGTTCGAGTCGGTGACGCGATACGACATGGACGCCCTGGAGACGATCACCGACGAGACCCGAAGCGAGCGTCTCGAAGCCGCGACGGTCGTCGAGAAACGGATCGACGAGGCCTTCGAGGAGTTGCTCACCCAGTACAAGCGAAAGCGCGCCGACGAAGTCATCTCGGCGATGTACGAGGGGGCCGAACGGCGGAAAGCGGCCGAACTGGAGACGGCGTTCGCGAAGCTCGACCTCGACGACGAGCAGCGAGAGATCGTCGAGTCGATGGCCGATTCGATCGTCAACCAGTTGCTCGCGCCGCCGACCAGCAGCCTCCGTGACGCCGCCGAAGACGACGATTGGTCGACGATCAACACGGCACTCCAGCTGTTCGAGCCTGACTTCGGGAGTGAGGCGACCGCGCCGCCGAATTTCGTCGGTGATCTCAGTCCTGACGATATTCCCGAAAGCGCCCGCGACCAGATCCCACCACGGATCCGCGAACAACTCGACGACTGA
- the pfkB gene encoding 1-phosphofructokinase, whose protein sequence is MILTVTPNPAVDQTIEMDEPLESDAVQRSREARFDAGGNGINVSQFVRALGDETLATGIVGGFTGYFIEQNLQQFEVPTDFCETAEPTRMNTTILTPDTEYHLNQSGPQVGESAVDDLIDVLQKHDPSIVDIGGSLPPGMDDDAVDRLAAAGDWDTAIDVHGDLLPDLEETYEYCKPNEVELEEATGIEINDIDDCAEAARELQEWGFERVIASMGGEGAMMVTPEETLYAPALDVDVVDTVGAGDSMFAAVLWAYEQGWDDEKALRAGVATSSQIVGVTGTSVSDLDISETIEDVRVWTLQS, encoded by the coding sequence ATGATACTGACAGTAACCCCGAATCCGGCAGTCGACCAGACGATCGAGATGGATGAACCGCTCGAATCCGACGCAGTGCAGCGCTCCCGGGAGGCCCGTTTCGACGCGGGTGGCAACGGGATCAACGTTTCGCAGTTCGTCCGGGCGCTGGGCGACGAGACGCTCGCGACCGGGATCGTCGGCGGCTTCACCGGCTATTTCATCGAGCAGAACCTCCAGCAATTCGAGGTTCCGACGGACTTCTGTGAGACGGCCGAGCCGACGCGGATGAACACGACCATCCTCACGCCCGACACGGAGTATCATCTCAATCAGTCCGGCCCGCAGGTCGGGGAATCGGCCGTGGACGATCTGATCGACGTGCTCCAGAAACATGACCCCTCGATCGTCGACATCGGCGGCAGCCTCCCGCCGGGGATGGACGACGATGCCGTCGACCGACTCGCCGCTGCGGGCGACTGGGACACCGCGATCGACGTCCACGGCGACCTCCTGCCGGACCTCGAAGAGACCTACGAGTACTGCAAACCCAACGAGGTCGAACTCGAAGAGGCCACGGGAATCGAGATCAACGACATCGACGACTGCGCCGAGGCGGCCCGTGAACTCCAGGAGTGGGGCTTCGAACGCGTCATCGCGTCGATGGGCGGCGAGGGTGCGATGATGGTCACACCCGAGGAGACGCTGTACGCCCCCGCATTGGACGTCGACGTCGTCGACACCGTCGGGGCGGGCGACTCGATGTTCGCCGCCGTCCTGTGGGCTTACGAGCAGGGCTGGGACGACGAGAAGGCACTCCGGGCCGGCGTCGCGACCTCCTCACAGATCGTCGGCGTCACGGGAACGAGCGTCTCCGATCTGGACATCTCCGAGACCATCGAAGACGTGCGGGTCTGGACGCTCCAGAGCTGA
- a CDS encoding precorrin-2 dehydrogenase/sirohydrochlorin ferrochelatase family protein codes for MIPLFHDFEDEVVLVVGGGPVGARKARRFGREASVVVCSDDFGDRDFGDAERVRTVLEPADASAWLDRIEPALVVAATGDEAVDDAVATAARERGMLVNRADKRGGRDAGSVVVPATIREEPVVAALSTSGRSPALSRYLRQRLEPELANAGAMAELTGELRHDLEAAGIGPERRRKALRAVVRSREVWTALDSGSSKARQRATDVIDEIEGENP; via the coding sequence ATGATTCCCCTGTTTCACGACTTCGAAGACGAGGTGGTCCTCGTCGTCGGCGGTGGTCCCGTGGGTGCTCGCAAGGCCCGTCGGTTCGGACGGGAAGCGAGTGTCGTCGTCTGCAGCGATGACTTCGGCGACCGGGACTTCGGCGACGCAGAGCGCGTCCGTACTGTCCTCGAACCAGCGGACGCCTCAGCGTGGCTCGACCGGATAGAGCCCGCGCTGGTCGTGGCGGCGACCGGCGACGAGGCGGTCGACGACGCCGTGGCTACGGCGGCTCGCGAGCGGGGAATGTTGGTCAATCGAGCCGACAAGCGCGGGGGGCGCGACGCCGGTAGCGTCGTCGTCCCGGCGACGATCAGAGAGGAGCCGGTCGTTGCGGCACTTTCGACGAGCGGCCGGAGTCCGGCCCTGAGCCGCTACTTGCGACAGCGACTCGAACCCGAACTCGCGAACGCGGGGGCGATGGCCGAACTCACCGGGGAACTGCGACACGATCTGGAGGCCGCAGGTATCGGGCCGGAGCGACGACGGAAGGCGCTTCGAGCGGTTGTCAGGTCCCGTGAGGTTTGGACAGCTTTAGATAGTGGCAGTTCCAAGGCACGCCAGAGAGCTACCGACGTGATCGACGAGATCGAAGGTGAGAACCCGTGA
- a CDS encoding DUF106 domain-containing protein: MARTVQKVDSLVEEDGSMEPAIETVLETAEEKGVVQWNDVSDDLTSGQWGRLIEKGILVDADGEGFVVDDPDGIRDALDEAEPSDEEESDGSWTSWDKIALVGSLALFVGYWQPDIRDQIGEVIDIGIGPINSLVPFYVTILVLAVLTGLWSTLLQDRLTNLDNMSGYQEKQKELREREKKAKEEDDDEALEEIRQEQMEMMTENLGMMKQQFRSMPWIMLFTIPIFLWVYWQVRGLGVGQAGPVLVMPLVGEVNAWEAGIIGPLQAWIFWYILCSMSLSQIIRKSLNIQTSPT; the protein is encoded by the coding sequence ATGGCACGAACCGTTCAGAAGGTGGATTCTCTGGTCGAGGAGGACGGGAGTATGGAGCCCGCGATCGAGACCGTCCTCGAAACGGCCGAGGAGAAAGGCGTCGTCCAGTGGAACGACGTCAGTGACGACCTCACGAGCGGGCAGTGGGGTCGACTCATCGAGAAGGGGATCCTCGTCGACGCCGATGGTGAAGGGTTCGTCGTCGACGACCCCGACGGGATCAGAGACGCACTCGACGAAGCTGAACCGAGCGACGAGGAAGAGAGCGACGGCAGCTGGACGAGCTGGGACAAGATCGCGCTGGTCGGTTCGCTCGCGCTGTTCGTCGGCTACTGGCAACCCGATATCCGCGACCAGATCGGCGAAGTGATCGACATCGGAATCGGCCCGATTAACTCCCTGGTTCCGTTCTACGTGACGATCCTGGTGCTGGCAGTCCTGACCGGCCTGTGGTCGACGCTGCTGCAGGATCGGCTCACGAACCTCGACAACATGAGCGGGTATCAGGAGAAACAGAAAGAGCTCCGCGAGCGCGAGAAGAAGGCCAAAGAAGAGGACGACGACGAGGCTCTCGAGGAGATTCGCCAGGAACAGATGGAGATGATGACCGAGAACCTGGGCATGATGAAACAGCAGTTCCGCTCGATGCCCTGGATAATGCTGTTCACCATCCCCATCTTCCTGTGGGTCTACTGGCAGGTCCGCGGTCTCGGCGTTGGGCAGGCCGGTCCCGTGCTGGTGATGCCGCTAGTCGGTGAGGTGAACGCCTGGGAGGCCGGAATCATCGGGCCGCTACAGGCCTGGATCTTCTGGTACATCCTCTGTTCGATGAGCCTCTCCCAGATCATCCGCAAGTCGCTGAACATCCAGACGTCGCCGACCTGA
- a CDS encoding sensor histidine kinase, whose amino-acid sequence MSELESRSVLVVSESSLSVDDLDASDGTVSVTVLTGPTEVFEKLTRSAYDCLVLPARVHDRSAVELAYGIRSLFPELPIVVAGSDPDSVAPRSDITVVAADSVLEDAVAGAVADRLEGDPPAVAGRPPSPMETLLLSIFTEMPHHFYAKDTEARHVLMGRGFNEPTDRIGLTDVEVGELQDDHGKAALQDELDVIEGRTDRIEVEEFLDLSAEYVETVKVPWRDSTGDIAGIVGLTQDITERKEREHAFQRQYERLVKTALVAAHEFRNELQIAHGRVERLEAGTDETAAIVDSLDRLESIVDTVVDLSTTDSRLAEQKPVWLSRLCREIWDALTEGDATLQIDSDARVVADQESASLLLQNLFENAIEHAGPDVTITVGATDDGFFVADDGPGIDADSPDRVFDAGYTTDEENTGLGLYVVQMVADDHDWTVSVSAGPDGGARFDIGNVDLH is encoded by the coding sequence ATGAGCGAGCTGGAATCCAGGTCAGTGCTGGTCGTCTCCGAGAGCTCGCTTTCGGTCGACGATCTGGATGCCAGCGACGGGACCGTCTCTGTGACGGTGCTGACCGGGCCAACCGAGGTCTTCGAGAAGCTAACTCGGTCCGCCTACGACTGTCTGGTCTTGCCCGCGCGGGTGCACGACCGCTCGGCGGTCGAGCTCGCCTACGGTATCAGGTCACTGTTTCCCGAATTGCCGATCGTCGTCGCGGGCTCCGATCCCGACTCGGTCGCGCCGCGCTCGGACATCACCGTCGTTGCGGCTGACTCGGTGCTCGAGGACGCGGTCGCTGGGGCTGTCGCGGATCGACTCGAGGGCGATCCACCGGCTGTAGCCGGTCGCCCGCCGTCTCCGATGGAGACGCTGTTGCTCTCGATATTCACCGAGATGCCACATCACTTCTACGCCAAGGACACCGAGGCCCGACACGTCCTGATGGGGCGGGGATTCAACGAGCCGACCGACCGGATCGGGCTGACTGACGTCGAGGTCGGTGAACTCCAGGACGACCACGGAAAAGCCGCCCTGCAGGACGAACTGGACGTCATCGAGGGCCGGACCGACCGGATCGAGGTCGAGGAGTTCCTGGATCTGAGCGCCGAATACGTCGAGACAGTGAAGGTCCCCTGGCGGGACTCCACCGGCGATATCGCCGGGATTGTCGGACTCACTCAGGACATTACCGAGCGGAAAGAGCGCGAGCACGCTTTCCAGCGCCAGTACGAGCGGCTGGTCAAGACCGCGCTGGTCGCCGCCCACGAGTTCCGCAACGAACTCCAGATCGCCCACGGCAGAGTCGAACGTCTCGAGGCCGGCACAGACGAAACCGCGGCGATCGTCGATTCGCTGGATCGGCTCGAATCGATCGTCGACACCGTCGTCGACCTCTCGACGACGGACTCGCGGCTCGCCGAACAGAAGCCCGTCTGGCTCTCGCGGCTCTGCCGTGAGATCTGGGACGCCCTCACCGAAGGCGATGCAACCCTACAGATCGACTCTGACGCCCGAGTCGTCGCCGATCAGGAGTCGGCGAGTCTCCTGTTGCAGAACCTCTTTGAGAACGCTATCGAACACGCCGGTCCCGACGTGACGATCACTGTCGGCGCGACCGACGACGGCTTTTTCGTCGCTGACGACGGCCCCGGAATCGACGCCGACTCCCCCGACCGCGTCTTCGACGCCGGCTACACGACCGACGAGGAGAACACCGGTCTCGGGCTGTACGTCGTCCAGATGGTCGCCGACGACCACGACTGGACGGTCTCGGTCTCGGCGGGTCCCGACGGCGGGGCTCGGTTCGACATCGGGAACGTGGATCTGCACTAG